A region from the Polaribacter sp. Hel1_33_78 genome encodes:
- the cysM gene encoding cysteine synthase CysM: protein MKTKSIIDFVGNTPLVEVQNIFKKEGVTLLLKLEGNNPGGSVKDRAAYNMISEALRRNNIKKGDTLVEATSGNTGIALALMAKVLGVNMVLVLPENSTVERIKTMRAYGARVILTPQALGMEGSRDYALKLKYKKGYYRLNQFDNTDNFKAHYKTTGPEIWRDTAGEVTHFIAAMGTTGTIMGVSDFLKEQHKEIRIIGAQPKEGAKIPGIRKWPQEYLPAIFNASKIDEVIEVSEEESKAMTQRLASEEGIFAGMSSGGSVATAIKVAERLEKGVVVAIVCDRGDRYLSSTLFEK from the coding sequence ATGAAAACAAAAAGTATTATTGATTTTGTGGGGAATACACCTTTGGTCGAAGTACAAAATATCTTTAAAAAAGAAGGCGTTACGTTATTACTAAAATTAGAAGGTAATAATCCTGGAGGAAGCGTAAAAGATAGGGCTGCTTATAATATGATTTCTGAAGCATTAAGAAGAAATAATATTAAAAAAGGAGATACTTTAGTCGAAGCAACTAGTGGAAATACCGGAATTGCATTGGCTTTGATGGCTAAGGTTTTAGGTGTAAATATGGTGCTAGTTTTACCAGAGAATTCAACCGTAGAAAGAATTAAAACAATGCGTGCTTATGGTGCAAGAGTAATTTTAACACCACAAGCATTAGGTATGGAAGGCTCCAGAGATTATGCCTTAAAACTGAAATATAAAAAAGGATATTATAGATTAAATCAGTTTGATAATACAGACAATTTTAAAGCACACTATAAAACTACTGGACCAGAAATTTGGCGAGATACAGCAGGAGAAGTAACGCATTTTATTGCTGCCATGGGAACTACAGGAACGATTATGGGAGTTTCAGATTTTTTAAAAGAGCAGCATAAAGAGATTAGAATAATTGGTGCACAGCCAAAAGAAGGTGCAAAAATACCTGGAATTAGAAAATGGCCTCAAGAATATTTGCCAGCGATTTTTAACGCTTCTAAAATAGATGAGGTTATAGAAGTTAGTGAAGAAGAATCAAAAGCGATGACACAAAGATTAGCTTCCGAAGAAGGCATTTTTGCAGGAATGAGTAGCGGAGGTTCTGTAGCAACAGCCATAAAAGTGGCAGAGAGATTAGAAAAAGGTGTTGTTGTTGCTATTGTTTGCGATCGAGGAGATCGATATTTATCTTCAACATTATTCGAAAAATAA
- a CDS encoding homocysteine S-methyltransferase family protein, which translates to MSKITEEIKNRILVLDGAMGTMLQAYKFTEEDFRGDRFREYPTPLQGNNDLLSITQPEAIKTIHAKYFEAGADIIETNTFSGTTIAMADYQMEDLVYELNYQSAKIAKEVAEEFSAREPHKPRFVAGSIGPTNRTASMSPDVNDPGYRAVTFNDLRIAYKQQVEALIDGGVDLLLVETVFDTLNAKAALFAIEEVKEERDIEIPIMLSGTITDASGRTLSGQTAEAFLISVSHIPLLSIGFNCALGANLLQPHLEAIASKTDFAISAHPNAGLPNAFGEYDETPEEMGAQIEEYLKKDLINIIGGCCGTGPEHIRVIANLAAKYKPRIQARIVLESRQ; encoded by the coding sequence ATGTCAAAAATTACAGAAGAAATAAAAAATAGAATCCTTGTGCTAGATGGCGCGATGGGAACGATGCTTCAAGCCTATAAATTTACAGAAGAAGATTTTAGAGGAGATCGTTTTAGAGAATACCCAACGCCATTGCAGGGTAATAATGACTTGTTATCTATTACGCAGCCAGAGGCTATTAAGACAATTCATGCGAAGTATTTTGAAGCTGGAGCCGATATTATAGAAACCAATACTTTTTCTGGAACTACAATCGCCATGGCCGACTACCAAATGGAAGATTTGGTGTATGAACTAAATTATCAATCTGCAAAAATTGCCAAAGAAGTCGCAGAAGAATTTTCGGCAAGAGAGCCTCATAAACCTCGTTTTGTAGCAGGTTCTATAGGTCCTACAAATAGAACGGCTAGCATGTCTCCAGATGTCAATGACCCGGGTTATAGGGCTGTAACTTTTAATGATTTACGTATTGCATATAAACAACAAGTAGAGGCTCTAATTGATGGTGGCGTTGATTTATTATTAGTAGAAACTGTATTTGATACTTTAAATGCAAAAGCAGCTTTATTTGCAATTGAAGAAGTGAAAGAAGAACGCGATATAGAGATTCCTATTATGTTAAGTGGCACCATTACAGATGCTTCTGGAAGAACATTATCAGGACAAACTGCGGAAGCATTTTTAATTTCTGTTTCTCATATTCCGTTATTATCTATTGGATTTAATTGTGCTTTAGGAGCCAATTTATTGCAACCACATTTAGAAGCAATTGCATCAAAAACCGACTTTGCAATCTCTGCACATCCAAATGCAGGTTTGCCAAATGCGTTTGGTGAATACGATGAAACTCCGGAAGAAATGGGAGCACAAATTGAAGAATATTTAAAAAAGGATTTAATAAATATTATTGGTGGATGCTGTGGCACAGGTCCAGAACATATCCGTGTTATTGCAAATTTAGCTGCAAAATACAAACCGAGAATTCAGGCAAGAATTGTTTTAGAATCTCGCCAGTAA